In Marinomonas posidonica IVIA-Po-181, a single window of DNA contains:
- a CDS encoding DUF3422 family protein has protein sequence MNLNNTGQLQGLDVHPLRASLYDELHSRPFQVISSPARISYLAIMLDSQQKLTEFEHFRLLHQIFDLTPPQYDSACIEVDFGPFKIRRDKHLEFTSYMISAHQVTEDFGVFDQDALSGLPDAWLSELPGEVMAAFHLAVEDARTQAEPDLAEVKSHFEGMRLVGSRPQNGDVQVWTSFKLHSDGCGRFLVYNKKMSDSQLGRLVQRLVEIETYRLMALLALPMARQYNAELVNMDNQLAQTTATLSDIEGNLDESSLLSELITMAAWVEATRAKVAFRFSASKAYHDLVLIRLEELKEDEVSGHLTITEFMTRRLTPAIRTCITASDHLESLSTRIDRVSDMMRTRVDMSIQSQNQELLSSMDRRSKIQLAMQHTVEGLSVAAISYYSVGLLKFLIEAVYEKGLEFDKSLVIGLSVPFVVGGVWLATRKIHKRFLRLAKEK, from the coding sequence ATGAATTTGAATAATACCGGTCAGTTACAGGGTTTAGATGTACATCCATTGCGTGCATCTCTCTATGATGAGTTGCACTCTCGACCTTTCCAGGTGATCTCTAGCCCAGCTCGCATCAGTTATTTGGCCATTATGCTCGACAGTCAGCAAAAGCTGACTGAGTTTGAGCATTTTCGCTTATTGCACCAAATTTTTGATCTCACACCGCCTCAGTATGATAGTGCTTGCATCGAAGTGGATTTCGGTCCTTTCAAGATTCGACGAGATAAGCATCTAGAATTTACCTCTTACATGATTAGTGCCCATCAGGTAACAGAAGACTTTGGTGTGTTCGATCAGGATGCTTTATCTGGTTTACCGGACGCTTGGTTATCCGAGTTGCCAGGTGAGGTGATGGCGGCGTTTCATCTGGCGGTTGAAGATGCAAGGACACAGGCTGAACCAGATTTGGCGGAAGTAAAAAGCCATTTTGAAGGCATGCGGTTGGTTGGAAGTCGACCACAAAATGGTGATGTGCAAGTATGGACCAGTTTCAAATTGCACAGTGACGGCTGTGGGCGTTTTCTTGTTTACAATAAAAAGATGAGTGACAGCCAACTTGGGCGGCTAGTGCAGAGATTGGTGGAGATTGAAACGTACCGTTTGATGGCTTTATTAGCCTTGCCGATGGCTCGTCAATACAATGCTGAATTGGTCAATATGGACAATCAATTAGCACAAACAACGGCGACACTTTCGGACATTGAGGGTAATTTGGATGAATCAAGCTTGTTGTCTGAGTTGATCACTATGGCGGCATGGGTTGAAGCAACACGAGCTAAGGTTGCTTTTCGTTTTAGTGCCTCAAAAGCCTACCATGATCTGGTGTTGATTCGTCTTGAAGAATTAAAAGAAGATGAGGTATCTGGCCACTTAACCATTACCGAGTTTATGACTCGTCGTCTTACTCCCGCAATACGCACTTGTATTACAGCAAGTGATCATTTGGAAAGTTTATCAACCCGTATTGATCGTGTCTCGGATATGATGCGTACACGTGTTGATATGTCGATCCAGTCTCAAAACCAAGAATTGCTTTCTTCAATGGACCGACGATCGAAGATACAGCTGGCGATGCAGCATACAGTGGAAGGTTTGTCTGTGGCCGCCATTAGTTATTACAGTGTGGGCTTGCTGAAGTTTTTGATTGAAGCTGTATATGAGAAAGGCTTGGAGTTTGATAAAAGTCTAGTGATTGGTTTATCGGTACCGTTCGTGGTAGGTGGTGTTTGGTTGGCGACTCGTAAGATCCATAAGCGCTTTTTACGTTTAGCCAAAGAGAAATGA